A section of the Paenibacillus aurantius genome encodes:
- a CDS encoding creatininase family protein, producing MKQWLYQDHTREEISEKAANGWMAVVPLAATEQHGPHLPVFTDSIICGHLAQEAVRQAADSIPVLLCPMLPIGCSQHHLSFGGTLSFSSATYLSILRDMGESLVSNGFRKIVFLNGHGGNDPIMHQTANDLAVKHPIWTASASYWSVSREALQERNAGEVGMVPGHAGGFETAAILALREELVRTERITGSHTERPWINSGPPGAFIGRHGELTGADGFTDAPHKATAEKGKLYLEAISGSVADWLVQVYRSMEQGENSL from the coding sequence ATGAAGCAGTGGCTGTATCAGGACCATACCCGGGAGGAAATTTCCGAGAAAGCGGCAAACGGCTGGATGGCTGTCGTTCCGCTGGCTGCGACGGAGCAGCATGGCCCCCATCTGCCGGTCTTTACGGACAGCATTATATGCGGGCACCTGGCACAGGAGGCGGTCCGCCAGGCCGCCGATTCCATCCCGGTGCTCTTGTGTCCGATGCTTCCCATCGGCTGCTCCCAGCATCATCTTTCTTTCGGAGGAACGCTTTCGTTTTCTTCGGCTACGTACCTGTCGATCCTTCGGGATATGGGAGAAAGCCTCGTCTCCAACGGATTCCGCAAGATCGTCTTTCTTAACGGACATGGCGGGAACGATCCGATCATGCACCAGACCGCGAACGACCTGGCCGTCAAGCATCCGATCTGGACGGCATCGGCTTCCTACTGGAGTGTGTCCCGTGAGGCCCTTCAGGAGAGAAATGCGGGCGAGGTCGGGATGGTCCCGGGACATGCGGGAGGCTTCGAAACCGCCGCCATCCTCGCCCTTCGGGAGGAACTGGTCCGTACCGAACGGATCACGGGTTCTCATACAGAACGGCCTTGGATCAACTCGGGGCCGCCGGGTGCTTTTATCGGCCGTCACGGGGAGCTGACCGGAGCTGACGGCTTCACGGACGCTCCTCATAAAGCCACCGCCGAGAAAGGAAAGCTTTATTTGGAGGCCATTTCCGGCAGCGTGGCGGATTGGCTGGTGCAGGTGTACCGATCGATGGAGCAGGGGGAGAATAGCCTATGA
- a CDS encoding RidA family protein, translated as MDDKALSSPKKKMPFSMGVETDRYVYVSGQGGLDLGTGEIVGPDLEAQTVKTMENIREVLASFKLDLSDIVKVNVYLSDRSLYGEFNEIYARFFQEPYPARTLVYCELNYDLLVEIDAIAAVRNG; from the coding sequence ATGGACGATAAAGCGTTATCGTCTCCCAAGAAGAAGATGCCTTTCTCCATGGGGGTAGAGACTGACAGGTATGTATACGTATCGGGCCAAGGCGGCCTTGATCTGGGAACGGGGGAAATCGTCGGACCCGATCTGGAAGCCCAGACCGTCAAAACGATGGAAAACATTCGCGAGGTGCTGGCCTCCTTTAAACTGGATTTATCGGATATCGTAAAAGTGAACGTCTACTTGAGCGATAGGAGCCTCTATGGCGAATTTAATGAAATTTACGCCCGGTTTTTCCAGGAGCCTTATCCGGCACGAACCTTGGTCTATTGTGAATTGAACTACGATCTGCTCGTAGAGATTGATGCCATTGCTGCCGTAAGGAACGGTTAA
- a CDS encoding PAS domain S-box protein — translation MHRVNLDQDTFNSQVFLFASFGIGLVAPDGLILAVNPAVERILGYSEEEIKGERFGCFFHPDETVKNIDDLKRIMKENETEVQLEKRYVRKDGETVWALLSVRVFRNTDGSPHHYIAQVIDISKQKETEIRLQETVERYTSLKKYNHDAILSFDLKGKIINGNAMAEKLTGYKIETELRGKKLADLIGRPNVERILADALHDNTVEREIDTLVGKDAQVIEVLTSIAPIFVNSQNIGFYLICKDISEQRRLVVAKEAAEATNKAKSEFLAMMSHEIRTPMNGVIGMTELLLDGQLSEEQRDYIEVIRNSGETLLSIINDILDISKIESGRSELQEETFELRKIIKDSLSVVSKKADEKSVGMAYTINHDVPDYIYGDAERLKQVLMNLLGNAVKFTPSGKISIEVQKAKGNQLLEFIVTDTGIGIPPNRLEDIFEPFSQIDSFMSRRHDGTGLGLAISRKIVGLMGGTIYAESDGKSGSTFHFTIRLNEKTVEDIKEDEHVSSSIDSANILIAEDNAINTLVLKKMLERMGHRVSVVLNGEEVIEAATKKSFDIIFMDIHMPVLNGLEATRVIKKKLASEKKPRIVAVTANALKGDREKCLDAGMDDYISKPVKLEVLKEILKQHAPKARTTKLVN, via the coding sequence ATGCATCGCGTAAACTTGGACCAAGATACCTTTAACAGCCAGGTATTTCTCTTTGCTTCTTTCGGTATTGGTCTTGTTGCTCCTGACGGTTTGATTCTGGCCGTTAACCCTGCCGTGGAACGGATCCTAGGTTATTCGGAAGAAGAGATCAAGGGCGAGCGGTTCGGATGCTTCTTCCATCCCGATGAAACGGTTAAAAACATAGATGATTTGAAGCGAATAATGAAGGAAAACGAAACAGAAGTGCAGCTGGAGAAGCGCTACGTAAGAAAAGACGGTGAAACCGTTTGGGCGCTCCTCTCCGTTCGTGTATTCCGCAACACGGATGGATCGCCGCATCATTACATCGCCCAAGTGATCGATATTTCGAAGCAGAAAGAGACGGAAATTCGGCTTCAGGAAACCGTGGAACGGTACACTTCTCTGAAAAAGTATAACCATGACGCCATTTTGTCATTTGATCTGAAAGGGAAGATCATAAACGGAAACGCCATGGCCGAGAAACTTACGGGTTATAAAATTGAAACCGAGCTTAGGGGCAAAAAACTTGCCGATCTGATCGGTCGTCCGAATGTGGAGCGTATTCTCGCTGACGCGCTTCATGACAATACGGTCGAGAGGGAAATCGATACGCTTGTCGGCAAAGACGCCCAGGTCATTGAAGTGCTCACAAGTATTGCTCCCATTTTTGTAAATAGTCAAAACATCGGTTTCTATCTCATTTGCAAGGACATTTCTGAGCAGAGAAGACTGGTGGTAGCAAAGGAAGCGGCGGAAGCCACCAACAAAGCCAAGAGCGAATTTCTAGCTATGATGAGTCATGAAATCCGTACACCGATGAACGGCGTGATCGGGATGACCGAGCTCTTGCTCGATGGCCAACTCAGCGAGGAACAAAGGGATTACATTGAAGTTATCCGCAACAGCGGGGAAACACTCCTTTCTATCATTAACGACATCCTGGACATTTCGAAAATCGAATCGGGAAGAAGCGAATTGCAAGAGGAGACGTTTGAGCTGCGGAAGATCATCAAGGACAGTCTGTCTGTTGTATCCAAGAAGGCGGACGAAAAGAGTGTGGGAATGGCCTACACGATTAATCATGATGTGCCCGATTATATATACGGGGACGCGGAACGTCTCAAACAAGTGCTCATGAACCTGCTCGGAAACGCGGTCAAATTTACGCCAAGCGGAAAGATATCCATTGAGGTCCAAAAGGCAAAGGGAAATCAGCTTTTGGAATTTATCGTGACGGATACGGGAATAGGGATACCGCCCAACCGGCTGGAAGACATTTTTGAACCTTTCTCCCAAATCGACAGTTTCATGAGCCGCAGGCACGATGGAACTGGTCTGGGACTGGCAATTAGCAGAAAAATTGTCGGACTGATGGGAGGAACTATCTATGCGGAAAGTGACGGGAAGAGCGGTTCCACCTTTCACTTCACGATCAGATTAAACGAAAAAACGGTTGAGGACATCAAAGAAGATGAACACGTTTCATCATCAATAGACTCGGCGAATATATTGATTGCTGAGGATAACGCGATCAATACCCTGGTGCTGAAGAAAATGCTGGAGAGAATGGGGCACCGAGTATCCGTGGTCTTGAACGGCGAAGAAGTGATTGAGGCTGCAACTAAGAAATCATTTGATATCATTTTTATGGATATCCACATGCCTGTTTTAAATGGCTTAGAAGCGACGCGGGTGATCAAAAAAAAACTGGCATCCGAGAAGAAGCCTCGTATCGTGGCGGTGACCGCAAATGCGTTAAAAGGCGATCGGGAAAAATGCCTGGACGCGGGAATGGATGATTATATCAGTAAGCCAGTTAAACTTGAAGTCTTAAAGGAAATTTTGAAGCAGCATGCTCCAAAGGCACGTACTACAAAGCTGGTAAATTAG